Proteins from a single region of Pseudomonas fulva:
- a CDS encoding ABC transporter ATP-binding protein, whose protein sequence is MSSAPQTTAASRELLAVDDIEVIYDGAILAVAGVSLRVGQGDIVALLGANGAGKSTTLKAISGLVQADRAQVSRGQIRFQGQSTAGVAANLLARQGIVHVLEGRHVFAHLTIEENLRSGGFLRKPTRRQLEQDLERIYAWFPRLKTKRKAQSGLTSGGEQQMLAIGRALMTKPRLVLLDEPSMGLAPIIVEEIFAIVAQLNAQEGVSFLVAEQNINVALRHASYAYILENGRVVGEGGAAELAAREDIQHFYLGGKADR, encoded by the coding sequence ATGAGCAGTGCGCCCCAAACGACTGCCGCGAGCCGGGAGCTACTTGCGGTAGACGATATCGAAGTGATCTACGACGGCGCGATCCTCGCCGTGGCCGGGGTTTCTCTGCGGGTCGGGCAGGGCGATATCGTCGCGCTGCTCGGCGCCAACGGCGCTGGCAAGAGCACCACGCTCAAGGCCATTTCCGGTTTGGTGCAGGCCGACCGGGCGCAGGTCAGCCGTGGCCAGATCCGGTTCCAGGGACAGAGCACCGCAGGCGTTGCAGCCAACCTGCTGGCGCGCCAGGGTATCGTCCATGTGCTGGAGGGGCGGCATGTATTCGCCCACCTGACCATCGAGGAGAACCTGCGCAGCGGCGGCTTCCTGCGCAAACCCACGCGACGCCAACTGGAGCAGGATCTGGAGCGCATCTACGCCTGGTTCCCGCGCTTGAAGACCAAGCGCAAGGCCCAGTCAGGGCTGACTTCCGGCGGCGAGCAGCAGATGCTTGCCATCGGCCGTGCGCTGATGACCAAGCCGCGCCTGGTGCTACTCGATGAGCCCTCGATGGGCCTGGCGCCGATCATCGTCGAGGAGATCTTCGCCATCGTCGCCCAGCTCAATGCCCAGGAGGGCGTGAGCTTTCTGGTCGCCGAGCAGAACATCAACGTCGCCCTGCGCCATGCCAGTTACGCCTATATCCTGGAGAACGGTCGGGTGGTGGGAGAGGGCGGCGCTGCCGAGTTGGCAGCGCGGGAAGATATCCAGCATTTTTACCTGGGCGGCAAGGCAGATCGATGA
- a CDS encoding OprD family porin, which yields MRPTTCYRAALSLAILLASPAFADNDEDEGFIDGAQIHVLNRNFFFSQDYRHGDFTRNPNNGERQSLHREWGHGIIANLQSGFTHGTVGFGLDAQGLVGLKLDGGNGTVGNGVGVPGIVSRSGSNFDGEPKDSSGKVGAALKVRAFDTELRYGDVSPSSPVLHASDIRLLPQTLRGFIFNNESLDGLSLQGGKLESSSDRNASSHRGDLGTVYAGRIKGANDVVYLGGDYRFNDQLTLRLHSSRLDDVWSQSFFNVEHVQPLGSQLSLKTGLNYYRTRDSGQALAGEIDNDSWSVHAGLAAGSHGLKLSYTRIDGDTPFDYVWNTYDLQLDAASQVSDFNNPNERAWEARYDYDFAALGVPGLSLTARYVRGSDIDGRRASGAYSYFNGIEDGRHWERNLWLSYVVQSGSAKNLSFNLLQATHRVGGDHSAESNVDELRLIVQYPLDISL from the coding sequence ATGCGCCCTACAACTTGCTACAGAGCAGCTCTTTCTCTGGCCATCCTGCTGGCCAGCCCTGCCTTTGCCGACAACGATGAGGATGAAGGTTTCATCGACGGTGCGCAGATCCACGTGCTCAACCGAAACTTCTTTTTCAGCCAGGACTATCGCCACGGCGACTTCACTCGCAACCCAAATAATGGCGAGCGGCAAAGTCTGCATCGCGAATGGGGCCACGGCATCATCGCCAACCTGCAATCCGGCTTCACCCATGGCACTGTAGGCTTCGGCCTGGACGCGCAGGGGTTGGTCGGCCTCAAGCTCGATGGCGGTAACGGTACGGTCGGCAATGGTGTCGGCGTGCCCGGTATCGTGTCGCGCTCGGGGAGCAACTTCGACGGCGAGCCCAAGGACAGCTCCGGCAAGGTTGGTGCAGCACTCAAGGTGCGCGCCTTCGACACCGAGCTGCGCTATGGCGACGTCAGCCCGAGCAGCCCGGTATTGCACGCCAGCGACATTCGCCTGCTGCCGCAGACCCTGCGCGGCTTCATCTTCAACAACGAGTCGCTGGATGGCCTGAGCCTGCAGGGTGGCAAGCTCGAGTCGAGCAGTGACCGCAACGCCAGCAGCCACCGTGGCGACCTCGGCACCGTGTATGCCGGGCGCATCAAGGGTGCCAATGATGTGGTGTACCTGGGCGGCGATTACCGGTTCAACGACCAACTCACCTTGCGCCTGCACAGCAGCCGCCTCGACGACGTCTGGAGCCAGTCGTTCTTCAACGTCGAGCATGTGCAGCCGCTGGGTAGCCAGTTGAGTCTGAAGACCGGGCTCAATTATTACCGCACCCGTGACAGCGGCCAGGCGCTGGCCGGAGAGATCGACAACGACTCCTGGAGCGTGCATGCCGGGCTGGCTGCCGGCTCTCATGGCCTCAAGCTGTCCTACACGCGCATCGATGGCGACACGCCGTTCGACTATGTGTGGAATACCTATGACCTGCAGCTCGATGCCGCTTCGCAGGTATCGGACTTCAACAATCCCAACGAGCGTGCCTGGGAGGCCCGTTACGACTACGACTTTGCCGCACTTGGCGTCCCTGGGCTGAGCCTGACTGCGCGTTATGTGCGCGGCAGCGACATCGATGGCAGGCGCGCCAGTGGTGCCTACAGCTACTTCAATGGCATCGAGGATGGCCGCCACTGGGAACGCAATCTGTGGCTCTCGTACGTGGTGCAGAGTGGGTCGGCCAAGAACCTGTCCTTCAACCTGCTGCAAGCCACCCACCGCGTGGGTGGCGATCACAGTGCTGAATCGAACGTCGACGAGTTGCGCCTGATCGTTCAGTACCCGCTGGATATCAGCCTCTGA
- a CDS encoding SfnB family sulfur acquisition oxidoreductase yields the protein MTQSPSADLPAQVRSAPQRAAHIIRNDAEAIEVAQRLAEDFARDAALRDRERRLPWEELERFSESGLWAISVPEAYGGAGVSYVTLSEVIATISAADSSLGQLPQNHFGVLSNLGLTGSEEQKRHYYAKVLQGYRFGNAFSEARSQYVTTFQTQIRFEGDSAVLDGEKAYCTGALFAHIVPVAGVDEEGRPHIAFVPRDAVGLTVIDSWDGFGQRITASGQVRIDGVRVPASDVIPAWKAYDQPTADGPISQIIQAAVDTGIARGAFAETLRVARQARPWVDSGLQHGWQDPLGQALIGELAWRLQAAEAILQRAAEAVDRAVAEPSETHVADASVVVGQAKVLSTEISLEASSRLLELGGTRSVSVSQGLDRFWRNARTHTLHDPVRWKYHLVGNQLLNGIRPQRHSWN from the coding sequence ATGACCCAGTCACCGTCAGCCGACCTGCCTGCGCAGGTTCGCTCGGCGCCGCAGCGTGCGGCCCATATCATCCGTAACGACGCCGAAGCCATCGAGGTGGCGCAGCGCCTGGCCGAGGATTTCGCCCGCGACGCGGCCTTGCGTGACCGCGAGCGACGCTTACCCTGGGAGGAGCTGGAACGCTTCTCCGAAAGCGGCCTGTGGGCGATCAGCGTGCCCGAGGCCTACGGTGGCGCGGGGGTGTCTTACGTCACCCTCAGCGAGGTGATCGCGACCATCTCTGCCGCCGATTCGTCGCTTGGCCAGTTGCCACAGAACCACTTCGGCGTGCTCAGCAACCTCGGCCTGACCGGCAGCGAGGAGCAGAAGCGCCACTACTACGCCAAGGTGCTGCAGGGCTACCGTTTCGGCAATGCCTTCTCCGAAGCGCGCAGCCAGTACGTCACCACCTTCCAGACGCAGATCCGCTTCGAAGGCGACAGCGCCGTGCTCGACGGCGAGAAGGCCTACTGCACCGGTGCGTTGTTCGCCCACATCGTCCCGGTCGCGGGTGTCGACGAGGAGGGTCGCCCACACATCGCCTTCGTGCCACGCGACGCCGTCGGCCTCACGGTGATCGACAGTTGGGACGGCTTCGGCCAGCGCATCACCGCCAGCGGCCAGGTGCGTATCGACGGCGTACGGGTGCCCGCGAGCGACGTGATACCGGCCTGGAAGGCCTACGACCAGCCCACCGCCGATGGCCCGATTTCGCAGATCATCCAGGCGGCGGTGGACACCGGCATCGCCCGTGGCGCCTTCGCCGAAACCCTGCGCGTGGCGCGTCAGGCACGCCCCTGGGTGGACAGCGGGTTGCAGCACGGCTGGCAGGACCCGCTCGGCCAGGCGCTGATCGGCGAGCTGGCCTGGCGCCTGCAGGCGGCCGAGGCGATCTTGCAGCGCGCTGCCGAGGCGGTCGATCGCGCCGTCGCCGAGCCCAGCGAAACGCACGTTGCCGACGCCTCGGTGGTGGTCGGCCAGGCCAAGGTGCTGTCCACCGAGATCTCCCTCGAGGCGTCCAGCCGCCTGCTGGAGCTGGGTGGCACGCGCAGCGTCTCGGTCAGCCAGGGGCTGGATCGCTTCTGGCGCAACGCACGCACCCACACCCTGCATGACCCGGTGCGCTGGAAGTACCACCTGGTCGGCAACCAATTGCTCAACGGCATCCGGCCGCAACGTCATTCCTGGAACTGA
- a CDS encoding sugar ABC transporter substrate-binding protein, with translation MSRILTLLTALLLALAGGLAQAEEGDAVPSLAGKRIAVSMTGTSHYFDIKAFQAQVDEIKRLGGTPITLDAGRNDRNLVRQLQTVVTQKPDAVIQTLGTLSVIDPWLKRIQVAGIPLFTIDAPSQYSLNNTTSDNVAAGRALAEQLVRDTGGKGRILVFNGFYGVPVCAIRYDELKKVLAAHPQLQIIEPELRDVIPNTVQDARSQIAALLNKYPKGEIAAIWSAWDIPQLGASQALIDAGRTEIRTYGVDGTPEVLELIARSDSPIGAVVAQQPDLIGRTAVRNVARYLAGQRDLPKESHVATLLTTRDNLDQVKNLRGDQ, from the coding sequence ATGAGTCGAATCCTGACGTTGCTCACCGCTCTGCTGCTGGCACTGGCGGGCGGCCTGGCGCAAGCCGAGGAGGGCGATGCCGTGCCGTCGCTGGCCGGCAAGCGCATTGCCGTGAGCATGACCGGCACCAGTCATTACTTCGATATCAAGGCGTTCCAGGCGCAGGTCGATGAGATCAAGCGCCTGGGCGGCACGCCGATCACCCTCGACGCCGGACGCAACGACCGCAACCTGGTCAGGCAACTGCAGACGGTGGTGACACAGAAGCCCGATGCGGTGATCCAGACCCTCGGCACCCTGAGCGTTATCGACCCCTGGCTCAAACGCATCCAGGTGGCGGGCATCCCGCTGTTCACCATCGATGCACCGTCGCAGTACAGCCTCAACAACACCACGTCGGACAACGTCGCGGCCGGCCGAGCGCTGGCCGAACAACTGGTGCGCGACACCGGCGGCAAGGGCCGCATCCTGGTGTTCAACGGCTTCTACGGGGTGCCGGTCTGCGCGATCCGCTATGACGAGTTGAAGAAGGTGCTGGCCGCGCATCCGCAGCTGCAGATCATCGAGCCGGAGCTGCGCGACGTGATCCCCAACACCGTGCAGGATGCGCGCAGCCAGATCGCCGCGCTTCTGAACAAGTATCCCAAGGGCGAGATCGCCGCCATCTGGTCGGCCTGGGACATTCCTCAGCTCGGCGCCAGCCAGGCGCTGATCGACGCCGGGCGCACCGAGATCCGCACCTACGGTGTGGACGGCACGCCTGAAGTGCTGGAGCTGATCGCCCGTAGCGATTCGCCCATCGGCGCGGTGGTGGCGCAGCAGCCTGACCTGATCGGCCGTACCGCGGTGCGCAACGTGGCCCGTTACCTGGCCGGACAGCGTGATCTGCCGAAGGAGAGCCATGTCGCCACACTGTTGACGACCCGCGACAACCTGGATCAGGTCAAGAACCTGCGAGGTGATCAATGA